From the genome of Perca flavescens isolate YP-PL-M2 chromosome 12, PFLA_1.0, whole genome shotgun sequence, one region includes:
- the gng5 gene encoding guanine nucleotide-binding protein G(I)/G(S)/G(O) subunit gamma-5, which yields MSGSSNLVAMKKIVQQLRFEASINRVKVSQAAADLQQFCIQNALQDPLLTGVSSSTNPFRPQKVCSFL from the exons ATGTCGGGGTCCTCTAATCTTGTAGCTATGAAAAAAATCGTACAGCAGCTCCGTTTCGAGGCGAGCATTAACAGAGTGAAG GTCTCCCAGGCAGCTGCAGACCTTCAACAGTTTTGCATTCAGAACGCCTTGCAGGACCCTCTGCTCACCGGTGTGTCCTCCAGCACCAACCCTTTCAGGCCACAGAAGGTCTGCTCCTTCTTGTGA
- the ssx2ipa gene encoding synovial sarcoma, X breakpoint 2 interacting protein a, which produces MGEWWTTVPVGTSMGNYEISSISHVTMSPSRQNNLVSMQSSLSLRSSYNGISAFCTEDTIPQCISYINQELDSLGLSSTCIEASSLEGADLKTVPALNAMYELMQIHRRNMCTLEELEKEQLKKSSTLDHMQMNNSRLKDQLELSIREKSGLHETERQLHLKIKTLQSCLKTEKDEVQKLQSIIASRASQYSHDAKRKEREAAKLKERLGQLLVDRRDRKLAIDVLNCLGRSDGKRSHWKTTKAAASHEGEMYTSLLKDYEVSQRSLMLENAELKKVLQQMKEEMIHILSPRRPSTRGDNADASQEQADSDGEEKVGDFSRETLDQSCEHAREQLTNSIRQQWRKLRNHMEKLDSQALQVQNQLESNKEVIPRETHEDEMERMRSEVQQCKEFIHAQQQLLQQQLNTSFDDETAALLNDCYTLEEKERLKEEWRLFEEQKRNFERERMNFTEAAIRLGREKKAFEEDRASWLKNQFLNMTPFTDHRRCSSSDGQSALSIRSEPEMRRSSTKARLVTSSTHTTFSTPKPTQSATVPSTTELYRTLRLIPDSSSSRHSNRGRWQESSSIEDGDIRVKSRNRVRCGDLSIFSFGEDENSLT; this is translated from the exons ATGGGAGAGTGGTGGACAACTGTGCCAGTAGGGACATCTATGG GAAACTATGAGATCTCCAGCATATCACATGTGACAATGTCTCCCTCAAGACAGAACAACCTTGTGTCAATGCAATCTTCTTTGTCCCTGAGGAGCTCCTACAATGGGATTAGTGCCTTTTGCACAGAGGATACTATTCCTCAATGCATTTCATACATCAATCAG GAGCTTGACTCACTGGGCCTTTCCTCCACATGTATTGAGGCCAGCTCACTAGAGGGAGCCGACCTGAAGACAGTGCCAGCTCTGAATGCCATGTATGAGCTAATGCAGATTCACAGACGCAATATGTGCACTTTAGAAGAGCTCGAGAAAGAACAACTGAAAAAATCCAGCACCTTGGACCACATGCAGATGAACAACTCCAGACTCAAG GATCAGTTGGAACTGTCCATAAGGGAGAAATCGGGTCTACATGAGACAGAGAGGCAGCTGCACCTCAAAATTAAGACTTTGCAGAGCTGCTTAAAAACCGAAAAAGATGAG GTTCAGAAGCTCCAGAGTATCATTGCCAGCCGGGCCTCTCAGTACAGCCATGATGccaagagaaaagagagagaagctgCAAAGCTCAAGGAACGCCTCGGCCAGTTACTGGTCGACAGAAGGGATAGAAAACTGG CTATCGACGTACTGAATTGTTTGGGACGTTCAGATGGAAAAAGGAGCCACTGGAAGACTACAAAAGCGGCAGCCAG CCATGAGGGTGAGATGTACACGTCCTTGCTCAAAGACTACGAGGTGAGTCAGAGGTCCTTGATGCTGGAGAACGCTGAGCTTAAGAAAGTCCTCCAGCAGATGAAGGAGGAGATGATTCATATCTTAAGTCCTCGCCGGCCCTCCACCAGAGGAGACAATGCTGATGCGAGTCAGGAGCAG GCTGATTCAGATGGAGAGGAGAAGGTGGGTGATTTTAGCAGGGAAACTCTTGACCAATCCTGTGAGCATGCCAGGGAACAGCTCACCAACAGCATCCGCCAGCAGTGGAGGAAACTGAGGAACCACATGGAGAAGTTAGACAGCCAAG CCTTGCAAGTGCAGAATCAGCTGGAGTCCAATAAAGAGGTGATACCAAGGGAGACCCACGAGGATGAGATGGAGAGGATGAGGAGTGAAGTGCAGCAGTGCAAAGAGTTCATTCATGCACAGCAACAGCTCCTCCAG CAACAACTCAACACATCATTTGATGACGAGACGGCAGCTCTTCTTAATGACTGCTACACACTCGAGGAGAAGGAGCGTCTCAAAGAGGAATGGAGGCTCTTTGAGGAACAGAAGAGAAACTTTGAGAGGGAAAGAATGAACTTCACAGAGGCTGCTATTCGCCTGGGGCGAGAG AAAAAGGCCTTTGAGGAGGACCGTGCCTCTTGGCTGAAGAATCAGTTTTTGAACATGACTCCCTTTACAGACCATAGGAGATGTTCCTCTTCTGACGGTCAAAGTGCCTTATCAATCA GAAGTGAGCCAGAGATGAGGAGGTCTTCCACGAAAGCCCGGCTGGTCACATCGTCAACCCACACCACGTTCTCCACTCCTAAACCTACACAAAGTGCTACTGTGCCATCCACAACAGAACTTTATCGGACACTCCGCCTCATACCAGACAGCAG ttcTTCCAGACATTCAAATCGAGGACGATGGCAAGAGTCCAGCAGCATTGAAGATGGAGATATTCGGGTCAAATCAAGAAACCGAGTTCGATGTGGAGACTTGAGTATCTTCTCTTTTGGTGAAGATGAGAACAGCCTCACTTGA
- the LOC114565951 gene encoding mucolipin-3: MNPCEKYRARGRKPWKLMLQILKIAIITVQLVSFGLSNEMMVTFKDENLMTFRHLFLKEYKDHRLGNYALYTKADVYDHIYYIIDRYINLQNLTVGNLAYDSADGKYTPLSVCQEFYRNSSIDPGNETFDIDPHIAKECISIYPVQSFDNHSSFATHVNFSLDFKRLLSVNIYLALKTINLQTVRHHELPDCYEFHIMIKFDNRAHSGKIKVKVENDARIYECRDWNVEGASGQNDYLLLLLDSVVILACFISLILCMRSVINGIQLQFEFNIFFHAYYNKIVSWSDRMEFVNGWYILIIVSDTLSITGSALKIGIQTKYLTNYDVCSILLGTATMLVWVGVIRYLGFFKKYNILILTLRAAFPNVIRFCCCAAMIYLGYCFCGWIVLGPYHDKFRTLNKVTECLFSLINGDDMYATFLKMRHKGYMVWLFSRLYLYSFISLFIYMVLSLFIALITDTYETIKHNQQDKVPVSQLQAFIAECRDQPESGRYQTDEEPAACCLSPCCCFG, translated from the exons ATGAACCCCTGTGAGAAATACAGAGCCAGGGGTCGCAAACCATGGAAACTGATGTTACAAATATTAAAAATTGCAATCATCACAGTCCAG TTGGTCTCTTTCGGCCTGAGCAACGAAATGATGGTCACCTTCAAAGACGAAAATCTGATGACATTCAGACATCTGTTTCTAAAAGAATACAAGGATCACCGGCTGGGAAACTACGCACTGTACACGAAAGCAGATGTGTATGATCACATCTACTACATTATCGACAGG tacaTTAATCTCCAAAACTTGACTGTAGGCAATCTGGCATACGACAGTGCTGATGGCAAGTAcactcctctgtctgtctgtcaagaGTTTTACAGAAACAGCAGCATCGATCCTGGAAATGAGACCTTTGATATTGATCCACATATTGCTAAAG AATGTATTTCCATATATCCTGTGCAGTCGTTCGACAACCATAGCAGTTTTGCCACACATGTGAACTTCTCGTTAGATTTCAAAAG GCTGCTATCGGTGAACATCTACCTTGCTCTGaaaacaatcaacctgcagACTGTGCGGCACCACGAGCTACCAGACTGTTATGAATTCCATATAATG ATAAAGTTTGACAATCGTGCACACAGCGGAAAGATAAAGGTTAAGGTCGAAAATGATGCAAGAATTTATGAATGCAGAGACTGGAATGTGGAAGGTGCAT CTGGTCAGAACGACTACCTCCTCCTGTTATTAGATTCTGTGGTCATCCTCGCCTGCTTCATCTCTCTCATCCTCTGCATGCGATCCGTCATCAATGGCATCCAACTCCAGTTT GAGTTCAACATATTCTTCCATGCCTACTACAATAAAATTGTGTCTTGGTCAGACCGCATGGAATTTGTGAACGGCTGGTATATCCTCATCATCGTGAGTGACACATTGTCCATCACTGGGTCAGCGCTCAAAATTGGAATACAAACAaag TACCTGACAAACTATGACGTCTGCAGTATCTTGCTCGGTACAGCCACAATGCTTGTCTGGGTCGGCGTGATTCGTTACCTTGGTTTCTTCAAGAAATACAAT ATATTAATCTTAACTCTAAGGGCAGCATTCCCAAATGTGATCCGATTCTGCTGTTGTGCAGCCATGATCTACCTCGGGTACTGTTTCTGTGGCTGGATCGTCCTTGGGCCTTACCATGACAAA tttcgAACGCTCAACAAGGTGACAGAGTGCCTCTTCTCTCTCATCAACGGGGACGACATGTACGCCACCTTCCTGAAGATGAGACACAAGGGCTACATGGTGTGGCTGTTCAGCAGACTTTACCTCTACTCCTTCATCTCCCTCTTCATCTACATGGTGCTCAGCCTCTTCATCGCTCTCATCACTGACACCTATGAGACCATCAAG caTAACCAGCAAGACAAGGTGCCAGTGTCCCAGCTTCAGGCTTTCATAGCCGAGTGCAGGGATCAGCCTGAGTCTGGAAGATACCAGACTGATGAAGAGCCAGCTGcctgctgtctctctccatgCTGCTGCTTTGGATGA
- the bcl10 gene encoding B-cell lymphoma/leukemia 10 yields the protein MDVPHLSEDEMAEIKKDVLTRLRHYLCDKIKAERHLDYLRSRRILTRDDAEEISCRTTQTKRTAVLLDILAENPRGLDALIESIRELRSQNFIITKITDEVQKAKNEKIESLRASSTSSDSSLCDPSTTSDISPTFSNNSTLLFHPDGERSFSASDVAGSLNLPLLQKGGDLPSVAGASIGIASSTTSSSLPKPGDPGAPPLPEEEMVQSPSNIDAGTPGCTNSGGDPNFQPLRSRSLTPTSHRNIF from the exons ATGGATGTTCCTCACCTCAGTGAAGATGAAATGGCAGAGATTAAAAAAGAC GTGCTGACCAGACTGCGGCACTATCTCTGTGACAAGATCAAAGCCGAACGCCACCTTGACTACCTGCGCTCTCGCAGGATCCTGACACGAGACGATGCAGAGGAAATCAGCTGCCGGACCACACAGACCAAGAGGACGGCCGTGCTGTTGGACATACTGGCCGAGAACCCCCGGGGCCTGGATGCCTTGATTGAGTCCATAAGGGAGCTGCGCTCACAGAACTTCATCATCACTAAAATCACAGATGAGGTGCAAAAGGCGAAAAACGAGAAGATCGAGTCTCTCAGAG CTTCCAGTACCTCGTCTGACAGCAGCCTCTGTGATCCGAGCACAACCAGCGACATCTCCCCGACGTTTTCAAACAACTCCACCCTCCTCTTTCACCCAGATGGAGAACGCAGTTTTTCAGCCTCAGACGTAGCAGGCTCGCTCAATCTGCCATTGTTACAGAAAGGTGGAGACTTGCCTTCTGTGGCCGGTGCTAGCATCGGCATAGCTTCCTCCACAACCTCCTCCAGCCTCCCAAAGCCCGGAGACCCCGGAGCTCCTCCGCTGCCGGAGGAGGAAATGGTTCAATCCCCTTCCAACATAGATGCCGGAACACCAGGGTGCACCAACAGCGGAGGGGACCCAAACTTCCAGCCCCTCCGGTCGCGCTCTCTCACTCCGACATCACATAGGAACATCTTTTAA
- the LOC114565102 gene encoding protein CYR61 isoform X1, producing the protein MWKAFVILCVTLVSASCPKDCQCPPDNPRCAAGVSIVLDGCGCCKVCARKLFEDCSQTQPCDHTKGLECNFGGGYGSSKGICRAAKSDGRTCEYNNKIYQNGEIFQPNCKHQCTCMDGAVGCVSLCPHQLTLPKMGCAKPKRVKVQGRCCEQLICPEEANTKSSVVKKHSKKQDKNRPSEDDLTNKNELAPVWRGESNSLPAFRSHPIGHMLVRGVECVSQTTAWSPCSKSCGTGVSTRVTNSNTQCKLVKETRICEVRPCNQNTFTRLKKGQKCNHIEKASRPVKLSHAGCRSLKKFQPRYCGSCSDGQCCRPHRTQTLPVHFRCKHGEIIGRMVMMIESCKCNLNCNGSNEKNPARYGLLNDIHKLKM; encoded by the exons ATGTGGAAAGCCTTTGTGATTCTCTGCGTTACACTG GTGTCAGCCTCATGTCCAAAGGACTGTCAATGTCCCCCTGACAACCCCAGATGTGCAGCTGGAGTCAGTATCGTGCTGGATGGATGTGGATGCTGTAAAGTTTGTGCACGGAAGCTCTTTGAAGACTGCAGCCAGACACAGCCGTGTGACCACACAAAGGGACTGGAGTGCAACTTTGGAGGGGGATATGGCTCGTCTAAGGGCATCTGTCGAG CAGCCAAATCAGATGGAAGAACATGTGAGTACAACAACAAGATTTACCAGAATGGGGAAATATTCCAGCCAAACTGCAAACACCAGTGCACTTGCATGGACGGTGCTGTTGGATGTGTCTCCCTCTGCCCACATCAGCTCACGCTGCCCAAAATGGGCTGTGCCAAGCCCAAGCGGGTCAAGGTGCAGGGACGGTGCTGTGAACAACTCATCTGCCCTGAGGAGGCAAACACAAAGAGCTCTGTGGTGAAGAAACACAGCAAAAAGCAAGACAAAAACAGACCGTCTGAAGACGACCTTACCAACAAGAACGAGCTGGCTCCTGTGTGGAGAGGAGAATCAAATTCATTACCTG CTTTCCGGAGTCACCCAATAGGCCACATGTTGGTCAGAGGAGTCGAGTGTGTGTCTCAAACCACAGCTTGGTCACCGTGCTCCAAATCCTGTGGCACTGGAGTATCCACCAGGGTGACCAACAGCAACACTCAGTGCAAACTGGTGAAAGAGACTCGGATCTGTGAAGTCCGACCATGCAACCAAAACACCTTTACCAGATTGAAG aaaggtcagaAATGTAACCACATAGAAAAGGCCAGCCGTCCAGTTAAACTGTCCCACGCAGGCTGCCGTAGCCTGAAAAAGTTCCAACCAAGGTACTGTGGGTCCTGCTCTGATGGCCAATGCTGCAGGCCTCACCGAACCCAGACGTTACCTGTCCACTTCCGATGCAAACATGGAGAGATCATCGGcaggatggtgatgatgattGAGTCTTGCAAATGTAACTTAAACTGCAATGGCAGCAATGAAAAGAATCCTGCCCGTTACGGACTTTTGAACGATATTCAtaaactgaaaatgtaa
- the LOC114565102 gene encoding protein CYR61 isoform X2 — MWKAFVILCVTLVSASCPKDCQCPPDNPRCAAGVSIVLDGCGCCKVCARKLFEDCSQTQPCDHTKGLECNFGGGYGSSKGICRAKSDGRTCEYNNKIYQNGEIFQPNCKHQCTCMDGAVGCVSLCPHQLTLPKMGCAKPKRVKVQGRCCEQLICPEEANTKSSVVKKHSKKQDKNRPSEDDLTNKNELAPVWRGESNSLPAFRSHPIGHMLVRGVECVSQTTAWSPCSKSCGTGVSTRVTNSNTQCKLVKETRICEVRPCNQNTFTRLKKGQKCNHIEKASRPVKLSHAGCRSLKKFQPRYCGSCSDGQCCRPHRTQTLPVHFRCKHGEIIGRMVMMIESCKCNLNCNGSNEKNPARYGLLNDIHKLKM; from the exons ATGTGGAAAGCCTTTGTGATTCTCTGCGTTACACTG GTGTCAGCCTCATGTCCAAAGGACTGTCAATGTCCCCCTGACAACCCCAGATGTGCAGCTGGAGTCAGTATCGTGCTGGATGGATGTGGATGCTGTAAAGTTTGTGCACGGAAGCTCTTTGAAGACTGCAGCCAGACACAGCCGTGTGACCACACAAAGGGACTGGAGTGCAACTTTGGAGGGGGATATGGCTCGTCTAAGGGCATCTGTCGAG CCAAATCAGATGGAAGAACATGTGAGTACAACAACAAGATTTACCAGAATGGGGAAATATTCCAGCCAAACTGCAAACACCAGTGCACTTGCATGGACGGTGCTGTTGGATGTGTCTCCCTCTGCCCACATCAGCTCACGCTGCCCAAAATGGGCTGTGCCAAGCCCAAGCGGGTCAAGGTGCAGGGACGGTGCTGTGAACAACTCATCTGCCCTGAGGAGGCAAACACAAAGAGCTCTGTGGTGAAGAAACACAGCAAAAAGCAAGACAAAAACAGACCGTCTGAAGACGACCTTACCAACAAGAACGAGCTGGCTCCTGTGTGGAGAGGAGAATCAAATTCATTACCTG CTTTCCGGAGTCACCCAATAGGCCACATGTTGGTCAGAGGAGTCGAGTGTGTGTCTCAAACCACAGCTTGGTCACCGTGCTCCAAATCCTGTGGCACTGGAGTATCCACCAGGGTGACCAACAGCAACACTCAGTGCAAACTGGTGAAAGAGACTCGGATCTGTGAAGTCCGACCATGCAACCAAAACACCTTTACCAGATTGAAG aaaggtcagaAATGTAACCACATAGAAAAGGCCAGCCGTCCAGTTAAACTGTCCCACGCAGGCTGCCGTAGCCTGAAAAAGTTCCAACCAAGGTACTGTGGGTCCTGCTCTGATGGCCAATGCTGCAGGCCTCACCGAACCCAGACGTTACCTGTCCACTTCCGATGCAAACATGGAGAGATCATCGGcaggatggtgatgatgattGAGTCTTGCAAATGTAACTTAAACTGCAATGGCAGCAATGAAAAGAATCCTGCCCGTTACGGACTTTTGAACGATATTCAtaaactgaaaatgtaa
- the LOC114565101 gene encoding outer dense fiber protein 2 isoform X1 produces the protein MSPEDELLSPPLGCSSTREDVTLSCGDLASSHELGRRNRARSILHTETPEADINCHGDFAYGKSPLLKTLMDAEAAANSAAIQLVSFKDAIEDDFADSRHLAVDKRRIARQRGLLLEKLEDFRRINKSVRQKLKQLQDVEADQIEANHQTDILLKKITQAESENEKLKRDLSETERKVEELMDQRREEQENIKSAVHMTKSVEATRAHLQGQLRNKEAENNRLTVQLRTVERTLFEQKMEIDDLKGSITSLTEKAAQDKECLKKATRAQKLRAERFEAAIEKCYAQLREKDAELANARLERDSRRRQKEREEDEKDKLVSYTELLKSQIADMTARLQKEKDELTAANETVMQRLEKLSTENGDLNVNNAALKVSIAQFEQQLADSESALIEEKVVSQERKHQAEQCQHQVAESQAELDDLRIKYANLLRETEKTRAGKATEVEKVRQELQGRVDELKSYPELLSAAEQSLFECQENLRRSERKCSEKSESVRQLQVKMESQTQLLRSSVEIKEATHDANLQLQEKVNFLQKKMDELQLENLELVRRLAAQEEGLSYSNRQLELRSSDCQALSRQLEAALSDVKQQVNKVKNKAVGREEALQTKILELAADKSRRDNELRLLRQSKLTAEKQFEVRLKDLQLSLDQSESHKQSIQNYIDFLKNSYTTMFDEGLQRSSFGSSYFLK, from the exons ATGTCTCCAGAGGATGAGCTCCTAAGCCCCCCCCTTGGTTGCAGCTCTACCAGGGAGGATGTCACTCTGAGCTGTGGTGATTTAGCTAGCTCTCATGAGCTGGGGAGAAGGAACAGAGCACGCAGCATCCTCCACACAGAAACCCCAGAGGCTGACATTAATTG TCATGGAGACTTTGCCTATGGAAAAAGTCCTTTACTGAAAACACTGATGGATGCAGAAGCAGCTGCCAACTCTGCTGCCATACAACTTGTGTCTTTTAAAGATGCCATTGAAGATGATTTTGCT GATTCAAGACATTTGGCCGTTGATAAGCGCAGAATTGCAAGGCAAAGAGGACTTTTGCTGGAGAAGTTGGAGGATTTTAGACGAATAAATAAGTCTGTTCGACAGAAACTGAAACAGCTCCAAGATGTAGAG GCTGATCAAATTGAAGCCAACCACCAAACTGACATCTTATTGAAGAAGATCACACAGGCTGAGAGTGAAAATGAG AAATTAAAAAGAGATTTgagtgagacagaaagaaaagttgAGGAACTGATGGATCAGCGGAGAGAAGAGCAG GAGAACATAAAGAGTGCGGTTCACATGACCAAGTCTGTGGAGGCGACTCGTGCTCACCTGCAGGGGCAGCTTCGCAACAAGGAAGCCGAAAACAATCGCCTGACCGTACAGCTACGG acTGTGGAGAGAACGCTGTTCGAGCAAAAGATGGAGATTGATGATTTGAAAGGCTCCATCACCTCTTTGACTGAGAAGGCAGCGCAGGACAAAGAATGTCTCAAGAAAGCCACCCGAGCACAGAAATTGAGAGCTGAGAGATTTGAAGCCGCTATTGAGAAATGCTATGCGCAATTGAGGGAAAAG GATGCTGAGCTGGCCAACGCCCGTTTAGAAAGAGACTCCAGGAGACGGCAAAAAGAGCGGGAGGAGGATGAGAAAGACAAACTTGTATCTTATACAGAGTTGTTGAAAAG TCAAATTGCAGACATGACAGCGAGGCTGCAGAAGGAGAAGGATGAGCTCACCGCAGCTAATGAAACTGTGATGCAACGGCTTGAAAAACTCAGCACTGAAAATGGAGACCTCAACGTCAATAATGCAGCACTCAAG GTATCCATTGCTCAGTTTGAGCAGCAGTTGGCTGATAGTGAGTCCGCCCTGATAGAGGAAAAGGTTGTGTCTCAGGAGAGGAAACATCAGGCCGAACAGTGCCAACATCAG GTTGCAGAGTCTCAAGCTGAGTTAGATGATCTGAGGATAAAATATGCAAATCTTTTAAGGGAGACAGAGAAGACACGAGCTGGAAAAGCTACAGAAGTTGAGAAG GTGAGACAGGAGCTGCAGGGGCGTGTGGACGAACTGAAGTCTTACCCTGAGTTACTGAGTGCAGCTGAGCAGAGTCTCTTTGAGTGCCAGGAGAACCTGCGACGCTCGGAGAGGAAGTGCTCAGAAAAGTCAGAGTCCGTTAGGCAACTGCAGGTTAAG ATGGAGAGTCAGACACAATTGCTGAGATCATCTGTGGAGATTAAGGAGGCCACCCATGATGCCAATTTACAACTACAGGAGAAAGTGAATTTTCTCCAAAA GAAAATGGACGAGCTGCAGCTGGAGAACCTGGAGCTGGTACGGAGGCTCGCAGCACAGGAGGAAGGTCTGAGCTACAGTAACCGGCAGCTGGAGCTGCGCTCGTCAGACTGCCAGGCCCTCAGCCGGCAGCTGGAGGCAGCTCTATCAGACGTCAAACAACAG GTCAACAAGGTAAAAAACAAGGCTGTTGGCAGAGAAGAGGCTCTTCAGACCAAAATCTTGGAGCTGGCAGCAGACAAGAGCAGAAGGGATAACGAGCTGAGGCTCCTTCGCCAGAGCAAGCTCACC GCAGAGAAACAGTTTGAGGTGCGTCTGAAGGACCTGCAGCTCAgcctggaccaatcagagagccacAAGCAAAGCATTCAGAACTACATTGATTTCCTCAAAAACTCTTATACGACAATGTTTGATGAGGGATTGCAAAGATCAAGTTTTGGATCGTCATATTTTCTAAAATGA
- the LOC114565101 gene encoding outer dense fiber protein 2 isoform X2, producing the protein MSPEDELLSPPLGCSSTREDVTLSCGDLASSHELGRRNRARSILHTETPEADINCHGDFAYGKSPLLKTLMDAEAAANSAAIQLVSFKDAIEDDFADSRHLAVDKRRIARQRGLLLEKLEDFRRINKSVRQKLKQLQDVEADQIEANHQTDILLKKITQAESENEKLKRDLSETERKVEELMDQRREEQENIKSAVHMTKSVEATRAHLQGQLRNKEAENNRLTVQLRTVERTLFEQKMEIDDLKGSITSLTEKAAQDKECLKKATRAQKLRAERFEAAIEKCYAQLREKDAELANARLERDSRRRQKEREEDEKDKLVSYTELLKSQIADMTARLQKEKDELTAANETVMQRLEKLSTENGDLNVNNAALKVSIAQFEQQLADSESALIEEKVVSQERKHQAEQCQHQVAESQAELDDLRIKYANLLRETEKTRAGKATEVEKMESQTQLLRSSVEIKEATHDANLQLQEKVNFLQKKMDELQLENLELVRRLAAQEEGLSYSNRQLELRSSDCQALSRQLEAALSDVKQQVNKVKNKAVGREEALQTKILELAADKSRRDNELRLLRQSKLTAEKQFEVRLKDLQLSLDQSESHKQSIQNYIDFLKNSYTTMFDEGLQRSSFGSSYFLK; encoded by the exons ATGTCTCCAGAGGATGAGCTCCTAAGCCCCCCCCTTGGTTGCAGCTCTACCAGGGAGGATGTCACTCTGAGCTGTGGTGATTTAGCTAGCTCTCATGAGCTGGGGAGAAGGAACAGAGCACGCAGCATCCTCCACACAGAAACCCCAGAGGCTGACATTAATTG TCATGGAGACTTTGCCTATGGAAAAAGTCCTTTACTGAAAACACTGATGGATGCAGAAGCAGCTGCCAACTCTGCTGCCATACAACTTGTGTCTTTTAAAGATGCCATTGAAGATGATTTTGCT GATTCAAGACATTTGGCCGTTGATAAGCGCAGAATTGCAAGGCAAAGAGGACTTTTGCTGGAGAAGTTGGAGGATTTTAGACGAATAAATAAGTCTGTTCGACAGAAACTGAAACAGCTCCAAGATGTAGAG GCTGATCAAATTGAAGCCAACCACCAAACTGACATCTTATTGAAGAAGATCACACAGGCTGAGAGTGAAAATGAG AAATTAAAAAGAGATTTgagtgagacagaaagaaaagttgAGGAACTGATGGATCAGCGGAGAGAAGAGCAG GAGAACATAAAGAGTGCGGTTCACATGACCAAGTCTGTGGAGGCGACTCGTGCTCACCTGCAGGGGCAGCTTCGCAACAAGGAAGCCGAAAACAATCGCCTGACCGTACAGCTACGG acTGTGGAGAGAACGCTGTTCGAGCAAAAGATGGAGATTGATGATTTGAAAGGCTCCATCACCTCTTTGACTGAGAAGGCAGCGCAGGACAAAGAATGTCTCAAGAAAGCCACCCGAGCACAGAAATTGAGAGCTGAGAGATTTGAAGCCGCTATTGAGAAATGCTATGCGCAATTGAGGGAAAAG GATGCTGAGCTGGCCAACGCCCGTTTAGAAAGAGACTCCAGGAGACGGCAAAAAGAGCGGGAGGAGGATGAGAAAGACAAACTTGTATCTTATACAGAGTTGTTGAAAAG TCAAATTGCAGACATGACAGCGAGGCTGCAGAAGGAGAAGGATGAGCTCACCGCAGCTAATGAAACTGTGATGCAACGGCTTGAAAAACTCAGCACTGAAAATGGAGACCTCAACGTCAATAATGCAGCACTCAAG GTATCCATTGCTCAGTTTGAGCAGCAGTTGGCTGATAGTGAGTCCGCCCTGATAGAGGAAAAGGTTGTGTCTCAGGAGAGGAAACATCAGGCCGAACAGTGCCAACATCAG GTTGCAGAGTCTCAAGCTGAGTTAGATGATCTGAGGATAAAATATGCAAATCTTTTAAGGGAGACAGAGAAGACACGAGCTGGAAAAGCTACAGAAGTTGAGAAG ATGGAGAGTCAGACACAATTGCTGAGATCATCTGTGGAGATTAAGGAGGCCACCCATGATGCCAATTTACAACTACAGGAGAAAGTGAATTTTCTCCAAAA GAAAATGGACGAGCTGCAGCTGGAGAACCTGGAGCTGGTACGGAGGCTCGCAGCACAGGAGGAAGGTCTGAGCTACAGTAACCGGCAGCTGGAGCTGCGCTCGTCAGACTGCCAGGCCCTCAGCCGGCAGCTGGAGGCAGCTCTATCAGACGTCAAACAACAG GTCAACAAGGTAAAAAACAAGGCTGTTGGCAGAGAAGAGGCTCTTCAGACCAAAATCTTGGAGCTGGCAGCAGACAAGAGCAGAAGGGATAACGAGCTGAGGCTCCTTCGCCAGAGCAAGCTCACC GCAGAGAAACAGTTTGAGGTGCGTCTGAAGGACCTGCAGCTCAgcctggaccaatcagagagccacAAGCAAAGCATTCAGAACTACATTGATTTCCTCAAAAACTCTTATACGACAATGTTTGATGAGGGATTGCAAAGATCAAGTTTTGGATCGTCATATTTTCTAAAATGA